ATGAATGCAGTTATTTTTATTCCTGCTTCCCTGTTTATTAGAGTATCAGTTACATCTGTATCTTTTTCATCTAATACTTCTAGTAAGTCACATGCTACATCCAGTAAGTAGTCAATATGTCTTTTAGGATAGTTTGTTTTGAATGGTAATTTTTCTTGAAGTAATATGCTTTTATCTGGAACTACAAATAACTCATATTGTATGTTTTTATTATCAAAGTAGTTTTGTTTTGATTCTTGACTTTTGATGAATTTGTCATAATTTATGGTTTTCTGATATGTGTTGTCATAATGTTGTCTTATTTCATTTGTAGAATCATTTACTAGAAATAGTGCACCATTTCCTAGTAGTGTGTATTTTAGATCTTTGAAGTAGTCTTCATAATCAGTTATTGTTTTTTTTGGAAGTACATCTCCATCTAACATGTCTAATATATTTTCATTTGATATTGCATCTTGTATTTTTTTTATTATTTTGAGTTCAACCATGACAATCACTATATTTTGTGTTGTGTATAGTTATTTAACTATATTTTTTTAGTTTTCAGGTTAAGTTATCCAAGTTTAACATTCTTTAATTTCAGTTTATATTTTCCATTAGATTATATTAATTTTATCCACATTTAAATTAAAAATATTTTATCTACTATACTTTAAATTTATCAATAATATAATTATTTTTAAACTTATTTTTAATCTTTGATTTTTAGATAAATAGATGTATATTTAGTATAATAATATTCTAGATAAAATCATTTTTTTAGAATTACTAAGTAGAAAATATAACTAATAATTAAAACACATTGGATTTAAAAAAATCATATAAATTGTTATTTTTATGAAATACTCTGAGAATATATTTTACATTCCAAAAAAAAATTCTTCTGGTATTAAACAATCACTTTTTTTATGAAAGCCAATCCTATAACAAAGAATAATCCTTTTATCCAAGTATCATGTAAACACTCATATGCTTTATATACCACTAAAAAGTCATTGAGTTTAGATTAAATAAATCCACTACATATTACTCAGTAACAATTCCTATCAAATATATTATTCCTATACTTGATATATTATATTTAATACTTTAATATCACATCAACTATAAATCTTTTGAATATATTTTTATAAGTACTTTAAAAATACAAAAATCATTAATTATTTAAAATGAATAAGGATACTAATTATAATCATAATACATGAAAACATGAAATAAGTAGAACATCTGGAAAAAACTTTAAAATCAAGCACAATATCATGATTAATACTATTTTAAATTACTACTTTCCTTTTTTAATAGGATTTATTAAACCAATTAATCCTATTTCTAAAATGTCCTGATAATTAGTATTTTCTTTTCTGCATTGCTTGTATTCTTTTTTTCTCAACTTTCTTATAACTATCTGATTTATACTTATTTTTTTGTCTATTTGTTTTACCTAATGGAATTACTGTAACTAAGTCTATTTTATTTCCTTTACATGCTAGTACTACTTTTATTTCTGCATAATCCTTGTTTTCAGGTGCTGGATAAATTACCTCATACATATTTTGGCCACTTGGCTCATATCTTATTGGATCTTCATAAAATATCGTATCTACAATATACTCTCTTGATATTCTATTGTCATCAAGTCTTTTGATGAAGTGTTTGTTTTCAAAACAAAACTCGATATTTCCTGTATCTCCTATGATAAAACTATCAAATGCATCCATTTTTCTTGTCTCCTTGATTATGCTAAGTCTATTAACTATATTATCCTCTAGTACTATAAAAAACTTAGCTTACATATACAATATGAATATTTAGTATAAAAAATATACTAGTAATTATATTGAGGTGTATTAATGAATATTACAAAGAAAAAATATGACTTCTGGGCAAATATGGTTTCAAGAATTTGTGAGCCACCACTTATTATTATTCCCATATTTTTAATTATTAATTATTTTATGGAGAAGAATAATTTTTTAGTAGTTGAAGGTATAAGTTTTATTATCACAACAGTTGTACCATTACTTGTCATGAGTTTTTGGATTAAATATAAGGGCATGGATAAGGATTTTACTAATAGAAAAGAGCGTGGTAAACCTCTTCTTATAACAGTTCTGTTTTATTTTATAGGAACATACTTATTATGGTTTATTGGAGCTAATAGATTAACTTGTGCTTTAATGTTATGTTTTGGTATAAATGCATTAATTATTGTTTTAATTAATACCAAATGGAAAATTAGTATTCATATTATTGGTCTTGCAGGTCCTATTGTAGCATTATTATTTGTAAATCCTCTTGGATGGATATTGGGACTACTTATACCTATTGTAATGTGGAGTAGACTTACATTGAGAAAACATACATTATCTCAGCTAATTGGTGGATTATTATATGCATTTTGTCTTAATACTTGTGTATTATATTATCTTACAGGGACTGCTACATCTAGTTTAGTTGAAATTGTTTGGATTTTACTTGCAATTGTTACACCTATTATCTTTTTATCTGTTCTTGGTGTTGTTGATAAGAAGAAGATTCATGGTATTAATGATAAGATAATTATGATTGATATGCTTATCTTTAGTATATTGTTTATTGCATTTTCACCAGCAAATGCTTTGATGACATTTATTTTATGCTTGGTTGTTTCTGTACTTATTGGGTATTTTAGTAGTGAAACATTTGTTTGGCATAAAGGTTTGTATAAGATTATGAATTATATTCATTAATACTTATTCTATTTTTTTTGAAATTTTATGAAAATAAGTTATTAAAAAAGAATATTGTGGAAAAAGTGATTTGTTGTATTTATTTATTTGAGAGTAATGAGTCTAGTTTTTTATTTCCTGTTTTGTAGAATGTTATATTCATCACTTTTTTATTGTTTTTGATATCTTGATTTAATTTGTATCTTGTTATTCTATCTGGAATTAACATTTTTATCAGATTCTTTTATTTTTTGTTATTAAAGGTATCCTATTGTTATCATTAGTTGTGTGCATATTAAAAATATTGTTGGTACTGCAATTAATGTAAATGCTGCAATTAGGCTATATTCCCCTATATCTATGTCATTATTTATTATACTTTTTTTTGGTTCGAGTGTTTGTATTTTATTTCGTTTTATTGATTCAAACATTTTTTATCACCATTATTTATTTTATTTAAAGATATCATACATTTTAATTCTATAAATGTATGTTTTCATACTTTTCTTATCTTTTTTTGTTAATATAAAGGGTCTGTAAGAGCATGTGATAAGTAATGAGAGCACATGATAAGTAATCTAAGTGGAAGTGATAAGTATTCAAAGGGGTTCTGAGAAGTAATAAGCAGGGGGTCATGATAAGTACTACTTAAAGCATGTGATAAGTAATAATTGTAATAAAAAAAGAGATAAAAATCATAAAATAAGAGAAATGAACCTTGAAAACAAAAGAGCATCTGATAAGTAATACTACAGAGGGTATGATAAGTACTACGAAAAAGTAATTAAAATAAAGAAAAATAGAATAAAAAATAAAATAAAACTTAAAAAAAGGAAAAATAAAACCATAAAAAACACATCACTAAACTTAACAAACACAACAAATAAAAAGTTTATATGCATTAATTTTATTAATCAATGGAACATTACAATGAAACAATATAATCAAATTATTCTACTCATGGTACTTGGAACCTTTGGAATTCTAAGTACAGAACTAGGAATCATAGGAATACTGCCTCAAATTGCCCAGCACTTCAATATAACAATAGATCAAGCAGGACTATTTGTGAGTGTATTTGCAATTATAATTGCAATAACAAGTATATTCATACCACTACTTGTAAGTAATCTTAACCGAAAATGGCTATTTTCAAGTGTATTACTAGTATTTGCAATAACATCACTAATAAGTGGATTTACAACCAACTTCTACATAGGATTACTTTGTAGAATAATCCCTGCAATAATATATCCAGCATATTGTAGTTTAACATTTGCAGTAGTAGAAGAAATTGCACCACCAAGTGAAGTACAAATGGGAATAAGTAAAGTACTCATGGGAGTTAGTGCAGGAAGTATTATTGGAGTTCCAATAACTACATTCTTTGCAACAACAATTGGATACACTGCAGCAATGATTTGGTTTGCAATTATTAATATAATAGCAGCTATTGCAACAATGATATTCTTCCCAGATATGAAAGGTACTGTTATGACTCATAGTTCACAGATAAAATCTGCTAAAACAAAACTATTCTACCTGTCATGTCTTGGAATAGTAATTCTTGTAACTGGTGTATGTATATCCTACAGTTATATGTCTGAATTTCTACAATCAGTAACACAGATATATGATACAACACTTACATTAACATTATTCTTGTTTGGTATAGCTTCTCTTATTGGAACATGGACTGGTGGAAAACTTCTTACGAAAAGTCCGGATAAAACCGTTGTAATCTATCCAGTACTATTTAGTATAATATTACTCATGCTTTACATATATGGTCATGTTACAATACCAACCATTATTTTTATGATACTTTGGGGAGCATTTGATGGTGTTCTTAATAATATCATGCAATATTGGGTT
This Methanosphaera sp. WGK6 DNA region includes the following protein-coding sequences:
- a CDS encoding MFS transporter; the protein is MKQYNQIILLMVLGTFGILSTELGIIGILPQIAQHFNITIDQAGLFVSVFAIIIAITSIFIPLLVSNLNRKWLFSSVLLVFAITSLISGFTTNFYIGLLCRIIPAIIYPAYCSLTFAVVEEIAPPSEVQMGISKVLMGVSAGSIIGVPITTFFATTIGYTAAMIWFAIINIIAAIATMIFFPDMKGTVMTHSSQIKSAKTKLFYLSCLGIVILVTGVCISYSYMSEFLQSVTQIYDTTLTLTLFLFGIASLIGTWTGGKLLTKSPDKTVVIYPVLFSIILLMLYIYGHVTIPTIIFMILWGAFDGVLNNIMQYWVVSAAPQAPEFANGMYFSMLNIGITIGTSIGGVLIMNYGTMSIFIGSVIILLFSDIFLYMRVRLYENII
- a CDS encoding DUF4258 domain-containing protein; amino-acid sequence: MDAFDSFIIGDTGNIEFCFENKHFIKRLDDNRISREYIVDTIFYEDPIRYEPSGQNMYEVIYPAPENKDYAEIKVVLACKGNKIDLVTVIPLGKTNRQKNKYKSDSYKKVEKKRIQAMQKRKY